Part of the Thermodesulfobacteriota bacterium genome is shown below.
GATGGGCAGTGCCCTCGGCCTTTTCCTGGTGCTCCTCTCCGGGGCGCTGGGCAACGCCGCCAACGTGCTGGCCCGCCAGGGCCCCCATCTGTCGGTGGGCTTTTCCACCGCCGTCTTCGGTGGTCTGGGCATCCTGGCCGGCCAGGAGCTCTGGCGTCGCCGGCGGGCGGCCTGGCGGGGGATGCTGTTGCCGTTGGCCGCCGCCTTGGCCCTTCTGGCCATGCTGGGCGCCGAGGGGGAGCACACCGACCTGGGTGCCCATCTCTTTGGCCTGGCCGCCGGTCTTCTCCTGGGGCTGGCCGCTGCTGTTCTGCCGGGCAGCCCACCCGCTCGTCTGCCCCGTCCGGTGGCCTGGGCCCTGGGGATCGCCAGTCTGGCGGTGGTGGTGGGGGCCTGGTGGCTGGCCATCCGGAACAGCTGACGGCGCTGGCCGCTGCGCCCGGCCTGGCGCTGCCATGTTCCAGGCCAGGGGTTGCATTTCTCGTCTGACCCTTGTATCTCAGGGAAGGCTGCCGAGCCGGAATGGCATGGGACGGTGGCGGGCGCCGCCGACTTGGCGGGCCGGTGGGACGCAACGCCTTAAGGAGACGCGCATGGCCTGGGAACAACCGCAGTCACCATGGGGGCAGGGGCCACGGCCCCCAAGCCTGGAGAAGCTCATCGCCAACCTGCTGAACCAGATCCGGGAGGCCTTTGCCGGTCGCGGTGCAGGCGGCGGCGGTGACGGCTCCGGAGGCAGCCGGCCGCGGCCGGCTGCGGGCCCTGGCGGGCCCTCCCGTCTGGGCCGCGTCGCGACCTTCCTGCTGGTGCTGTTCCTGTTGAACGCCGCCCTGTCTTCCTTCTACACCGTGCAGCCTGGCGAGCGGGGGGTGGTGCTGCGCCTGGGCCGCTACGCCCATACGACCAGCTCTGGGCTCAACTTCAAGATCCCGTACCTGGACGAGGTGGTCAAGGTGGATGTGGAGAAGGTGCAGAAGGAGGAGTTCGGCTTCCGCACCAAGGTCCCGGGGCAGCAGACCACCTACGAGAAGGGCGGCTTTGAGCCCGAGTCCCTCATGCTCACCGGCGACAAGAACGTCATCGATGCCGAGTGGATCGTTCAATACAAGATCCGGGACCCCATGAGCTACCTCTTCCGGATCCGGGATCCCCGGCAGACGGTGCGGGATGTCTCCGAGACCGTCATCCGCCGGGTGATGGGCAACGCCAACTTCGACTACGTGCTCAGCAACCGGGAGATCCTGGCGGCGGCCACGGCCCGGGAGATGCAAGAGTCCCTCGACCGCTTCGAAAGCGGGATCGACATCGTCACCGTGCAGCTCCAGGATGTGAATCCGCCGGAGCGGGTCAAGCCAGCCTTCAACGAGGTCAACGAGGCCGATCAGGACATGAAGCGCCTGGTGAACGAGGCGGAGGAGGCCTACAACCGGGAGATCCCTAAGGCCAGGGGCACCGCCACTCAGCTCCAGGAGGAGGCCCGGGGCTATGCCATCGAGCGGGTCAACAACGCCCAGGGCGAGACCGCCCGTTTCCTGTCCATCCTGGAGGAGTACCGTCAGGCGCCGGAGGTAACCCGCAAGCGCATGTACCTGGAGACCATGCGGGCCGTGCTGCCAAACGTGAAAGAGATCTACGTGATGGACGCGGAACAGGGCGGGGTGGTGCCCTTCCTGGATCTTTCCCGAGGCCGGAAACAGCCGTAGGGCTGGCACACGGAGGCACGAGCATGGCCAAGAGCATCCGTTTCGTTCTTCTTGCCGTGGTGGTGGGGCTGCTGGCCCTGGCCTGGGATGCCTTCTTCCTGGTCCGGGAGGGGCAGCAGGCGGTGATCATGCAGTTCGGCCGGCCGGTGGGCAAGCCCATTGTCGAGGCCGGGCTGCAGCTCAAGCTGCCCCTCATCCAGAACGTTCGCTACTTCGAGCGCCGCATCCTGATCTGGGACGGCGATCCCAACCAGATCCCCACCAACGACAAGACCTTCGTCTACCTGGAGGTGACCGCCCGCTGGCGGATCGCCGATCCCTTGCGGTTCCTGCAGGCGGTCAACAACGAAAGCCGGGCCCAGAGCCTGCTCGACGACATCATCGACGGCACGGTGCGGGATCTGGTGAACAAGAACGATCTGGTGGAGATCATCCGCTCCTCCGACTGGTCCCGGGAGGCCATGGGCGGGGAGGTGACCGAGGAGATCGCCTTTGGCCGGGACAGGATCACCGCCATGATCCACGAGGCCGCGGCCAAGATCACGCCGTCTTACGGCATCGAGCTTCTGGACGTGCTCTTCAAGAGGGTCAACTACATCGAGAGCGTGCGGCTCAAGGTCTACGAGCGGATGATCTCGGAGAGGAAGCGGATTGCGGCGGAGAAGCGCTCGTACGGCGAGGGCCAAAAGGCGGCCATCCTCGGCCGGCTGGACAAGGAGCTCAAGGAGATCATCTCCACCGCCAACCGGGACGCCCAGATGATCCGGGGCGAGGCCGATGCCGAGGCGACCCGCATCTACGGCGAGGTCTACAGCCGGGATCCGGATCTCTACGCCTTTCTGACCACCCTGGAGAGCTACCGGGAAACGGTGGCTGGCAACAGCACCCTGGTTCTGTCCCCGGATTCGGAGTTCTACCAGTATCTCAAGAAGATCCGCTGACCGGCTTGCCGCTGGCACCAACCTGCAGATAGCCGGGCCGCTCCCGGGCCGGGTCGAAGGGGATGCGGCCCTGGGCCTCCAGCCGCCGGGCCAGGGCGCCGATCTCCTCCTCGGCGATCTCGGCGGTATCCAGTTGCTCGAAGCGGCACGGGCAGCGGGTGAGCTGGCCGCCGCACCAGGGGCAGGTCTCCACCGGGCAGCCCAGGACATGGCAGTCGCCGGCCGAGACCCCGCAGGCCGGGCAGATCTCCGGGCTCTCGTCGATGGGCCGATACGGGGGCAGGGTCTCGGCCCGGGTATCGAGTCCGGCCAGGGCCGGCCGCTCCCGCAGCCGGAAGTACTGCAAGACCTCCGGGTCCCAGATGCCGGCACCGGCCGGCCCCAGGAAGGTGGCGCCCTCGCTGGACACCAAGTAGAAGAAGGCCTGGCCGCCCGCCGTGCGCGCCATGAGCAGGCAGACGCCCCGCCGCCGGGCGGCCAGCCGCAGGTCCACCACCGCGTCCTCCACCGCCTCCGGCAGATAGCTGTAGAACTCGTGCAGGAGATGGAGGGCCACGGTATCGGCCCGGAAACGGGCCACCAGGGCCTGGGCCTGGGGAAGATCTTGCTCCGGCACCGCGTAGCGCATGAGAAGCTCGATGTGGGCGACCCGCTCGCCCAGGCTGGGCATCATGGCTCCGGCTCACGGCTGCTGCCGCCAGCGGCCCGGGCCGCCAGGGCAGAACGGATGGCGGCCACCAGGGCCCGGGTCTCGGCCTCGATGTCCGGCGCCTGGGTGAGGGCGGTGACCACCGCCAACCGGCGGGCACCGCGGCGCACCAGCTCCGGCACGTGGTCGCGCTTGATGCCGCCCATCACCGTAAACGGCAGGGGGGACAGGCGGCACCAGGCCTCGATCGCCTCGGGACCCACGGAGCGAGCCACTCCCGTCTTGGTGGCGGTGGGGAAGATGGGGCCGATGTTGTAATACGAGGCGCCCTGGGCCAGGGCGGCGGCCACATCCTCGCCGCTGTGGCAGGAGACGCCGATGATGAGCTCGGGGGCCAACCGGCGGGCCGCCTCGGCCGGCAGGTCCTGGTCGCCCAGGTGGATGCCGTCGGCATCCACAGCCAGGGCCACATCCAGCCGGTCGTCGATGATGAAGAGCGCCCCGGCATCGCTGGTCAGGCGCCGGAAGGCCTCGGCCTTGGCGTAGAGCTGCCGGCTGCTGGCCTCCTTGTCCCGGAGCTGGACGATGCGGGCGCCGCCGGCCAGGACCGCCCGCAGCCACTCCAGATCCGAGCGGCCGGCAGCCAGCCTCTCGCAGGACACCGGGTAGACGGTGACCTCTTCGGTCAGGAGGCGCAGGCGCTGGGCCAGGCGGCTGGCGGCTGGGGAAGAGGCGGCAGGGGCGACCATGGTGCCCCCATTCTAGCCGGACCGCTCGCCGCAGCAATCTCTTTTCTTGCCCGTATCGGGCCTTTCCACTAAAGTATTTCCCCTGGCTCAGCGGCTGCGGCCAGGGAGGCATCCGAGCACCAGAGGCGAGGCGACACCATGCTGGATCGATACATCACGGACGAACAGGCGGAGC
Proteins encoded:
- the hflK gene encoding FtsH protease activity modulator HflK, with product MAWEQPQSPWGQGPRPPSLEKLIANLLNQIREAFAGRGAGGGGDGSGGSRPRPAAGPGGPSRLGRVATFLLVLFLLNAALSSFYTVQPGERGVVLRLGRYAHTTSSGLNFKIPYLDEVVKVDVEKVQKEEFGFRTKVPGQQTTYEKGGFEPESLMLTGDKNVIDAEWIVQYKIRDPMSYLFRIRDPRQTVRDVSETVIRRVMGNANFDYVLSNREILAAATAREMQESLDRFESGIDIVTVQLQDVNPPERVKPAFNEVNEADQDMKRLVNEAEEAYNREIPKARGTATQLQEEARGYAIERVNNAQGETARFLSILEEYRQAPEVTRKRMYLETMRAVLPNVKEIYVMDAEQGGVVPFLDLSRGRKQP
- the hflC gene encoding protease modulator HflC, translating into MAKSIRFVLLAVVVGLLALAWDAFFLVREGQQAVIMQFGRPVGKPIVEAGLQLKLPLIQNVRYFERRILIWDGDPNQIPTNDKTFVYLEVTARWRIADPLRFLQAVNNESRAQSLLDDIIDGTVRDLVNKNDLVEIIRSSDWSREAMGGEVTEEIAFGRDRITAMIHEAAAKITPSYGIELLDVLFKRVNYIESVRLKVYERMISERKRIAAEKRSYGEGQKAAILGRLDKELKEIISTANRDAQMIRGEADAEATRIYGEVYSRDPDLYAFLTTLESYRETVAGNSTLVLSPDSEFYQYLKKIR
- the thiE gene encoding thiamine phosphate synthase produces the protein MVAPAASSPAASRLAQRLRLLTEEVTVYPVSCERLAAGRSDLEWLRAVLAGGARIVQLRDKEASSRQLYAKAEAFRRLTSDAGALFIIDDRLDVALAVDADGIHLGDQDLPAEAARRLAPELIIGVSCHSGEDVAAALAQGASYYNIGPIFPTATKTGVARSVGPEAIEAWCRLSPLPFTVMGGIKRDHVPELVRRGARRLAVVTALTQAPDIEAETRALVAAIRSALAARAAGGSSREPEP